From the Sphingomonas suaedae genome, one window contains:
- a CDS encoding ArsR/SmtB family transcription factor — MKDDMLASIDQASELLKSLSGRSRLAILCHLSDGEKSVGELVRLTGARDTAVSQQLALLRKDGIVSARRDAQTLYYSIVHEGAGHILETLHAIFCAPR; from the coding sequence ATGAAGGACGATATGCTCGCCTCGATCGATCAGGCATCCGAACTGCTCAAGTCGCTCTCGGGACGCAGTCGGCTTGCGATCCTGTGTCACCTCTCGGATGGTGAAAAATCCGTGGGCGAGTTGGTGCGCCTGACCGGCGCCCGCGACACCGCCGTCTCGCAGCAACTTGCGCTGCTCCGAAAGGACGGGATCGTCAGCGCACGCCGGGACGCTCAGACGCTCTATTATTCGATTGTCCATGAAGGCGCCGGACATATTCTGGAAACGCTGCACGCCATATTCTGCGCGCCGCGCTGA
- the nudC gene encoding NAD(+) diphosphatase codes for MDLNSASLKQALPVGFTGAALDRADRERNDPEALAAALGDWRARLLRLNGLDPELDDEGRLVWGSLADLPDGSQPLYLGYIGGKPHFVPLRMGERHGAVRSPALFAMLGLMPHDQAGLYACARSLVDWHQRHGFCAACGSATELFRAGWARRCPNCAAEHFPRTDPVVIMLAEHDGRALLGRQAAWPAGRYSALAGFVEVGESIEEAVARETLEEAGIKVRDVRYIASQPWPFPSSLMIACVATADDDRITLDTHELEDAIWVTRDEVQAALAGDADVRFVAPPRYAIAWSLLTAWVGSDGCD; via the coding sequence ATGGATCTGAATTCAGCTTCGCTGAAACAGGCCCTGCCAGTCGGGTTCACCGGGGCGGCGCTCGACCGCGCCGACCGGGAGCGCAATGATCCGGAAGCACTCGCCGCCGCGCTGGGCGACTGGCGCGCGCGGCTGTTACGGCTGAACGGACTCGATCCCGAACTCGATGACGAAGGGCGGCTGGTATGGGGCAGCCTAGCCGACCTGCCCGACGGCAGCCAGCCGCTCTACCTCGGTTATATAGGCGGCAAGCCGCATTTCGTGCCGCTCCGCATGGGGGAGCGGCACGGGGCGGTTCGATCGCCCGCGCTGTTCGCGATGCTGGGTCTGATGCCGCACGATCAGGCGGGCCTCTATGCCTGCGCGCGCAGCCTGGTCGACTGGCACCAACGGCACGGCTTTTGCGCCGCTTGCGGGAGCGCGACCGAGTTGTTCCGTGCGGGCTGGGCGCGACGTTGCCCGAACTGCGCGGCGGAGCATTTTCCGCGCACCGACCCGGTAGTCATCATGCTCGCCGAGCATGACGGGCGCGCGTTGCTCGGGCGGCAGGCGGCCTGGCCCGCTGGCCGCTATTCGGCGCTGGCGGGGTTCGTCGAGGTCGGTGAATCGATCGAGGAAGCGGTGGCGCGCGAGACGCTGGAGGAAGCGGGAATAAAGGTGCGCGACGTGCGCTACATCGCCAGCCAGCCCTGGCCCTTTCCGTCGTCGCTGATGATCGCCTGCGTCGCGACCGCCGACGATGACCGGATCACGCTCGACACGCACGAACTCGAAGATGCGATCTGGGTTACGCGCGACGAGGTGCAAGCGGCCCTTGCGGGCGATGCCGATGTCCGATTCGTGGCGCCGCCGCGGTACGCCATCGCATGGTCGCTGCTGACCGCGTGGGTCGGCTCGGACGGCTGCGATTAG
- a CDS encoding serine hydrolase domain-containing protein, with the protein MKRYWMIGGAAALVLATAQSAAFGQAAPTQTPAAQSAAPVETLVKDYVAQDRTPGIVIAWGKGDTAPVFASAGRIAVEADALAAGPDSLWRVYSMTKPITAMAAMMLVEDGKLKLDQPIADFFPGFRDMKVLTDPDTSLASRPATTQITVRHLLTHTAGLGYTIITKGPLLKEYERLGITPGAVNALFEAQARPLRPSSLKEFAERVATLPLIAEPGTKWSYSISMDLLASVVEAAAGMPFERFLETRMFGPLKMSSTYWTVPQSELGRFATNYAWAGDNRVPFDPAKTSAYATPPSFPYGGAGLVMSARDYDRFLHMLVNEGTLDGVRVMKAETVRLAMSDILPAGVTFAGAPGGTGGDTAPKMGYGAGGSVYLEGVPGGPGKGTYGWGGAAGTVAWVDPANKVRGTVMVNYFPSDKWPLRADAVRAVYAQVAR; encoded by the coding sequence ATGAAGCGTTACTGGATGATCGGCGGAGCGGCTGCGCTCGTACTGGCGACGGCACAATCCGCGGCGTTCGGCCAGGCGGCCCCGACCCAGACCCCCGCCGCGCAAAGCGCCGCCCCCGTCGAGACGCTGGTCAAGGACTATGTCGCGCAGGACCGCACCCCGGGCATCGTTATCGCATGGGGCAAGGGCGATACCGCGCCGGTCTTCGCGTCGGCCGGGCGGATCGCGGTCGAGGCGGATGCGCTCGCCGCCGGTCCCGATTCGCTGTGGCGCGTCTATTCGATGACCAAGCCGATCACCGCGATGGCGGCGATGATGCTGGTCGAGGACGGCAAGCTGAAGCTGGACCAGCCGATCGCGGACTTCTTCCCCGGCTTTCGCGACATGAAGGTGCTGACCGATCCGGACACCAGCCTCGCCAGCCGTCCGGCGACGACGCAGATCACCGTACGTCACCTGCTGACCCACACCGCCGGCCTTGGCTATACGATCATCACCAAGGGGCCTTTGCTCAAGGAATATGAGCGGCTGGGCATCACGCCTGGCGCGGTGAACGCGCTGTTCGAGGCGCAGGCGCGCCCGCTCCGCCCGTCGAGCCTCAAGGAATTTGCCGAGCGCGTCGCGACGCTGCCGCTGATCGCCGAGCCGGGGACGAAGTGGAGCTATTCGATCAGCATGGATCTGCTCGCCTCGGTGGTCGAGGCAGCGGCGGGAATGCCGTTCGAACGCTTCCTTGAAACGCGGATGTTCGGTCCGCTCAAGATGTCCTCGACCTATTGGACGGTGCCGCAGTCGGAACTCGGCCGGTTCGCGACCAACTATGCGTGGGCGGGCGACAATCGCGTGCCGTTCGATCCGGCTAAGACGTCGGCCTATGCGACGCCGCCGTCCTTCCCCTATGGCGGGGCGGGGCTCGTCATGTCGGCGCGCGACTATGATCGCTTCCTGCACATGCTGGTCAATGAAGGGACGCTTGACGGCGTTCGCGTGATGAAGGCCGAGACCGTGCGGCTCGCCATGTCGGATATCCTTCCGGCGGGCGTGACCTTCGCCGGCGCCCCCGGCGGCACCGGTGGCGATACCGCCCCCAAGATGGGCTATGGAGCCGGCGGCTCGGTCTATCTGGAAGGCGTGCCGGGCGGCCCGGGCAAGGGCACCTATGGCTGGGGCGGCGCTGCCGGGACGGTTGCCTGGGTCGATCCCGCGAACAAGGTGCGGGGCACCGTGATGGTCAACTATTTCCCGTCGGACAAATGGCCGCTGCGTGCCGATGCGGTTCGCGCGGTTTATGCTCAAGTCGCGCGCTGA